The Streptomyces sp. NL15-2K genome contains a region encoding:
- a CDS encoding LysR family transcriptional regulator → MELSDLRVFLAVARTQGITKAAQELHTVQSNVSARIHALEKELGAPLFRRHARGVALTNAGEQLLPYAERISRLVDDARHVIGDETDPCGPLRIGSMETTAGLRLPAVLAAFAEDCPRVEFSLITGPTEQLVRDVLEYRLDGALVSGPVRQPDMVETLVFEERLVLVTARRVSDLDAILRDPRILVFRSGCSYRRRLESILQARGAAGLRCMEFGTLDGILGCVGAGMGVTLLPAAVVERHVSLEQVRVHELPEEEARAQTVFVQRVDAPPLPALTRFLTHARAVEQTPPVLRMVGRSATATG, encoded by the coding sequence ATGGAACTGTCCGACCTGCGGGTCTTCCTGGCTGTCGCTCGTACCCAGGGCATCACCAAGGCCGCTCAGGAACTGCACACCGTGCAGTCGAATGTCAGCGCGCGGATCCACGCGCTGGAAAAGGAGCTCGGCGCCCCGCTGTTCCGTCGGCATGCCCGGGGCGTTGCGCTGACCAATGCGGGCGAGCAGCTGCTGCCGTATGCCGAGCGCATCAGCAGGCTCGTCGACGACGCGCGACACGTCATCGGCGATGAGACCGATCCGTGCGGACCACTGCGGATCGGGTCGATGGAAACCACGGCGGGCCTGCGGCTTCCCGCGGTGCTGGCGGCCTTCGCGGAGGACTGTCCCCGCGTCGAGTTCTCGCTGATCACAGGGCCGACCGAACAGCTGGTCCGGGACGTCCTGGAGTACCGGCTCGACGGCGCGCTGGTCAGTGGCCCCGTGCGGCAGCCCGACATGGTGGAAACCCTGGTCTTCGAGGAACGCCTCGTCCTCGTCACGGCACGCCGGGTCTCCGACCTGGACGCCATCTTGCGCGACCCCAGGATCCTCGTCTTCCGTAGCGGCTGCTCCTACCGCAGGCGTTTGGAGAGCATTCTGCAGGCACGGGGCGCCGCCGGCCTTCGCTGCATGGAATTCGGAACGCTGGACGGCATCCTCGGCTGCGTCGGGGCCGGCATGGGCGTCACTCTGCTGCCTGCCGCCGTGGTCGAGCGGCACGTCTCCCTCGAACAGGTTCGCGTGCACGAGCTGCCCGAGGAGGAGGCACGCGCTCAGACCGTCTTCGTCCAGCGCGTCGACGCACCGCCGTTGCCCGCCCTGACTCGCTTCCTCACGCACGCGCGGGCCGTGGAGCAGACTCCGCCCGTCCTGCGGATGGTCGGGCGTTCTGCCACGGCAACCGGCTAG
- a CDS encoding nitronate monooxygenase has protein sequence MLRTRLTHAFGIEHPVVLAPMDLVSGAPLATAVTTAGGLGMIGGGYGDGEWLKREFAAAAGTRVGCGFITWSLARRPELLDVALEYRPAAVMLSFGDPAPFADRIRAATVPLLCQVHTLDQARQALDAGADVVVAQGGEAGGHGVGTRSTFTLVPDVADLIADRSPHTLLLGAGGVADGRGLAAALALGADGVLVGTRFWATREAAVSARAHSRAVAAGGDDTVRTSVYDIVRQYDWPAEYNGRLLRNHFIDRWHGRESELGAHLAEAAAEFEAAVSQQDFDVANMIVGEGVGLVQEILPAGEVVHRMARDAATRLGRWAPQTAVVSG, from the coding sequence TTGCTGAGAACGCGCCTTACCCACGCCTTCGGAATCGAGCACCCCGTCGTGCTCGCCCCGATGGACCTCGTCTCCGGGGCCCCGCTCGCCACCGCGGTGACCACCGCGGGCGGACTCGGCATGATCGGCGGAGGCTACGGCGACGGAGAGTGGCTGAAGCGGGAGTTCGCCGCCGCGGCCGGCACCCGGGTGGGGTGCGGCTTCATCACCTGGAGCCTGGCCCGCCGCCCCGAGCTGCTCGACGTCGCCCTGGAGTACCGACCCGCCGCGGTCATGCTGTCCTTCGGCGACCCGGCCCCGTTCGCCGACCGGATCCGCGCCGCGACCGTACCGCTGCTGTGCCAGGTCCACACGCTCGACCAGGCCCGCCAGGCCCTTGACGCCGGAGCGGACGTCGTCGTCGCGCAGGGCGGTGAGGCCGGCGGGCACGGAGTCGGGACGCGGTCGACGTTCACCCTCGTACCCGATGTCGCCGACCTCATCGCCGACCGCTCTCCGCACACACTCCTGCTGGGCGCCGGCGGGGTGGCGGACGGTCGCGGACTCGCCGCCGCACTCGCCCTCGGCGCGGACGGCGTCCTGGTCGGAACCCGCTTCTGGGCGACCCGGGAAGCGGCGGTCTCCGCTCGCGCCCACTCCCGCGCGGTGGCCGCCGGCGGCGACGACACCGTCCGAACCAGCGTCTACGACATCGTGCGCCAGTACGACTGGCCCGCCGAGTACAACGGTCGCCTGCTGCGCAACCACTTCATCGACCGGTGGCACGGGCGGGAGTCGGAACTCGGCGCACATCTCGCCGAGGCCGCCGCGGAGTTCGAGGCCGCTGTCTCACAGCAGGACTTCGACGTCGCGAACATGATCGTCGGAGAGGGCGTGGGCCTGGTCCAGGAGATCCTGCCCGCCGGTGAAGTGGTGCACCGGATGGCGCGGGACGCCGCGACCCGTCTCGGCCGATGGGCTCCACAGACCGCCGTTGTCAGCGGCTGA
- a CDS encoding MFS transporter has protein sequence MSSPLPPQTSPRELRRIITASSTGTLIEWYDFFIYGSLAVVFSGFFFPSGESSLALLVSVAAFGTGFVVRPLGALFFGRLGDRVGRKKTFLATLIVMGAATTLIGCLPKYDTIGTAAPVLLVLLRLLQGFAVGGEYGGAATYVAEHSPADRKGLFTSFLQTTASLGMLLSLGVVVACRLLLGEEAFTSWGWRLPFLLSAVLVVLSLRLRLKLHESPVFARMQAQGTLSKAPIRETLGDRQSLGLVLLTLFGLTAGLGAVWYTSQFYALYFLQSVLKVDFLTTNICMAVALVLGTPSYILFGRLSDRYGRQPVIVAGLALSAVSFLPLYAWIREAAADRSWAQVVVAVTLQIVFSAMVYAPTAAWLTELFPPRIRYTGLSVSYHLGAGVFGGFMPLIALSLTASTGNQLAGLAYPIAVAAVSTVVSVTLLRGGRDNRLVRAVWARYGTPDRAASPEPAPAK, from the coding sequence ATGTCCAGTCCCCTGCCCCCGCAGACCTCGCCGAGAGAACTGCGCCGCATCATCACCGCATCCAGCACCGGCACTCTCATCGAGTGGTACGACTTCTTCATCTACGGCAGCCTCGCCGTCGTCTTCTCCGGCTTCTTCTTTCCCTCCGGCGAATCGAGCCTCGCGCTGCTGGTGAGCGTGGCGGCGTTCGGCACCGGTTTCGTCGTCCGTCCGCTCGGGGCGTTGTTCTTCGGCAGGCTCGGCGACCGGGTCGGCCGCAAGAAGACCTTCCTCGCCACGCTCATCGTCATGGGCGCCGCCACCACCCTCATCGGCTGTCTCCCGAAGTACGACACCATCGGCACAGCGGCCCCCGTGCTGCTGGTACTGCTGCGGCTCCTCCAGGGCTTCGCGGTGGGCGGCGAGTACGGCGGCGCCGCCACATATGTCGCCGAGCACTCCCCCGCGGACCGCAAGGGCCTCTTCACCAGCTTCCTGCAGACCACGGCCAGCCTGGGGATGCTGCTGTCCCTGGGCGTCGTCGTCGCCTGCCGGCTCCTGCTGGGAGAGGAGGCGTTCACCTCGTGGGGCTGGCGTCTGCCCTTCCTGCTCTCCGCCGTCCTCGTCGTCCTGTCGCTGAGGTTGCGGCTGAAGCTCCATGAGTCGCCCGTGTTCGCCCGGATGCAGGCACAGGGCACCCTCTCCAAGGCGCCCATCCGGGAGACGCTGGGCGACCGCCAGTCCCTCGGCCTCGTCCTGCTCACCTTGTTCGGCCTGACCGCCGGCCTGGGAGCGGTCTGGTACACGAGCCAGTTCTACGCCCTGTACTTCCTGCAGAGCGTGCTGAAGGTGGACTTCCTCACCACCAACATCTGCATGGCGGTCGCGCTGGTGCTGGGTACGCCCTCCTACATCCTGTTCGGCCGGCTGTCCGATCGGTACGGCAGGCAGCCTGTCATCGTGGCGGGCCTGGCCCTTTCGGCCGTGAGTTTCCTGCCCCTGTACGCCTGGATCCGCGAAGCCGCCGCAGACCGGTCATGGGCGCAGGTCGTGGTGGCGGTGACGCTGCAGATCGTGTTCAGCGCCATGGTGTACGCGCCGACGGCCGCCTGGCTGACCGAGTTGTTCCCGCCCCGGATCCGCTACACGGGCCTGTCGGTGTCGTACCACCTGGGCGCCGGTGTCTTCGGTGGGTTCATGCCGCTCATCGCGCTCTCGCTCACCGCGTCGACCGGCAACCAACTCGCCGGCCTGGCCTACCCCATCGCCGTGGCGGCCGTCTCCACCGTGGTCAGCGTGACGCTGCTGCGCGGAGGCAGGGACAACAGACTCGTCCGCGCCGTGTGGGCCCGGTACGGCACACCCGATCGGGCGGCCTCGCCCGAACCCGCCCCCGCCAAGTGA
- a CDS encoding sugar ABC transporter substrate-binding protein, producing MSPFRRSRIALIATAVAATAVTAACSKRTDSADSDSSGSSAGRKLSVVVVSGPLSDPFFGAMKTGADNAGKELNVSTEYLSPTSTDASGPTLAKLMQAAVAKKPDAIVVGNFFPEAQNPEIKAAIKAGIPVVVINSGVTDWKQLGALSFVGIEPAVAGTRSGERAAELGVKKGLCVNTVPGNPALEQLCQGYTDALKKAGGRASSLRIPYQNATNPTKVTQAIAGALKADKSIDGVFTTGSMVAESALTAANNAGRKLTIGSGDLSTKVLKDVEAGKIQYAMDQQPYLQTYYGVLIAKQYVQYGIAPSGTVLTGPLVIDKDSAGVALKINETYQGIRGAS from the coding sequence ATGTCCCCCTTCCGCAGATCGCGCATCGCCCTGATCGCGACCGCCGTCGCCGCCACCGCCGTCACCGCCGCCTGTTCCAAGCGCACCGACTCCGCCGACTCGGACAGCTCCGGCAGCTCCGCCGGCCGCAAGCTGTCCGTGGTCGTCGTGTCGGGCCCGCTGAGCGACCCGTTCTTCGGGGCGATGAAGACCGGCGCCGACAACGCCGGCAAGGAGCTGAACGTCTCCACCGAGTACCTCAGCCCGACCTCGACCGACGCCTCCGGCCCGACGCTGGCCAAGCTGATGCAGGCGGCCGTGGCGAAGAAGCCGGACGCCATCGTGGTCGGCAACTTCTTCCCCGAGGCCCAGAACCCGGAGATCAAGGCGGCGATCAAGGCCGGCATCCCGGTGGTCGTCATCAACTCCGGCGTGACGGACTGGAAGCAGCTCGGCGCCCTCTCGTTCGTCGGCATCGAGCCGGCGGTCGCCGGCACCAGGTCGGGCGAACGGGCGGCCGAGCTCGGAGTGAAGAAGGGGCTGTGCGTCAACACGGTCCCGGGCAATCCCGCGCTGGAGCAGCTGTGCCAGGGCTACACCGACGCACTCAAGAAGGCCGGTGGCAGAGCGAGTTCGCTGCGTATCCCCTACCAGAACGCGACCAACCCCACGAAGGTCACCCAGGCCATCGCGGGCGCGCTCAAGGCCGACAAGAGCATCGACGGTGTGTTCACCACGGGCTCCATGGTCGCCGAGAGCGCGCTGACCGCGGCGAACAACGCCGGCCGCAAGCTGACCATCGGCAGCGGTGACCTGTCCACCAAGGTCCTCAAGGACGTCGAGGCAGGCAAGATCCAGTACGCCATGGACCAGCAGCCCTATCTCCAGACGTACTACGGCGTCCTGATCGCCAAGCAGTACGTGCAGTACGGGATCGCGCCCTCCGGCACGGTGCTCACCGGTCCGCTGGTCATCGACAAGGACAGCGCGGGCGTCGCGCTGAAGATCAACGAGACGTACCAGGGCATCCGCGGTGCCTCCTGA
- a CDS encoding ABC transporter permease produces the protein MTIDQAAPAPAVPDRQSEPLGRSLIARTARRPEFGALIGAVAVYVFFLVTASGAGFTSVDGTASWLDTAAELGVVATPVALLLIAGEFDLSIGSVVGATSVIVAIASGTYTMPQWASIPLAIGFGLLVGLVNGLVATRTKLPSFIVTLGSSLVVGGGALGLSRALSGSTAVTLTPEPSVQAVFGSKVGQFQVSIVWWLAITLLAWWVLTRTRTGSWIYATGGAPEVARDAGVPTARVKVGLFMATSAGAALVGVLQTITYGGGDVTRGSSFIFDGVIAAVIGGVLLQGGYGSTLGVLLGTATYGIVSIGIFYTGWNTDYAQLFLGALLLVAVMANNYFRKLALSGR, from the coding sequence ATGACCATTGACCAAGCGGCCCCGGCGCCCGCTGTGCCGGACAGGCAGAGCGAACCCCTCGGCCGTTCACTGATCGCACGCACGGCACGGCGCCCGGAGTTCGGCGCGCTGATCGGCGCTGTCGCGGTGTACGTCTTCTTCCTGGTGACCGCGTCCGGCGCGGGCTTCACCAGCGTGGACGGCACCGCGAGCTGGCTGGACACCGCCGCCGAACTGGGAGTGGTCGCCACCCCGGTCGCGCTGCTCCTCATCGCCGGGGAGTTCGACCTGTCGATCGGCTCCGTCGTCGGCGCCACGTCGGTGATCGTGGCCATCGCCAGCGGCACCTACACCATGCCCCAATGGGCATCGATCCCTCTGGCCATCGGCTTCGGCCTGCTGGTCGGGCTGGTCAACGGCCTCGTCGCCACCCGCACCAAGCTGCCTTCCTTCATCGTCACCCTGGGAAGTTCGCTGGTCGTGGGCGGTGGCGCCCTGGGCCTCAGCCGCGCCCTGTCGGGGAGTACGGCGGTGACGCTGACGCCGGAGCCGAGCGTGCAGGCCGTGTTCGGCTCCAAGGTGGGGCAGTTCCAGGTCTCCATCGTGTGGTGGCTGGCGATCACCCTGCTCGCATGGTGGGTGCTGACCCGCACCCGCACCGGAAGCTGGATCTACGCCACCGGAGGGGCCCCCGAAGTGGCCCGGGACGCCGGCGTGCCGACCGCCCGGGTCAAGGTCGGGCTCTTCATGGCCACCTCCGCCGGCGCCGCACTGGTCGGTGTCCTGCAGACGATCACCTACGGCGGGGGTGACGTCACCCGTGGCTCCAGCTTCATCTTCGACGGCGTGATCGCAGCCGTGATCGGCGGAGTGCTCCTGCAGGGCGGCTACGGCTCCACCCTCGGCGTCCTCCTGGGCACGGCGACCTACGGCATCGTCAGCATCGGCATCTTCTACACCGGCTGGAACACCGACTACGCCCAACTGTTCCTCGGCGCCCTCCTGCTGGTCGCCGTCATGGCGAACAACTACTTCCGCAAGCTCGCACTGAGTGGCAGGTGA
- a CDS encoding ATP-binding cassette domain-containing protein, whose translation MTITVTDPPLIELQGVTKQFTGVRACSDVSLTVRPGQVLCLLGHNGAGKSTLIKILSGVYAPTEGTMLIDGEHVTLGGPRDALDRGIATVHQGAGTVPLMSVARNFFLGAEPTKGRGLFRRFDAATAARIALREIQQLGIRRIRDADQLVGTMSGGERQALVIARALHFGARVLILDEPTSALGVREAETVLRAVETARDRGISVVLITHQAHQALRVGDHFAVIAHGRLIASFARGEKEAAEVIDLMAGGAAMKELEREQA comes from the coding sequence ATGACAATCACCGTGACCGACCCTCCCCTGATCGAACTCCAGGGCGTCACCAAGCAGTTCACCGGGGTGCGCGCCTGCTCGGACGTCTCGCTCACCGTCCGCCCCGGCCAGGTGCTCTGCCTGCTCGGGCACAACGGGGCCGGCAAGTCCACCCTCATCAAGATCCTCTCCGGGGTGTACGCGCCCACGGAGGGCACGATGCTCATCGACGGCGAACACGTGACGCTCGGCGGCCCACGCGACGCCCTGGACCGTGGCATCGCCACCGTCCACCAAGGCGCCGGCACCGTCCCGCTGATGAGCGTGGCCCGCAACTTCTTCCTCGGAGCCGAACCCACCAAGGGCCGGGGACTGTTCCGCAGATTCGACGCCGCTACGGCGGCCCGGATCGCCCTGCGGGAGATCCAGCAACTGGGCATCCGCCGGATCCGCGACGCCGACCAGTTGGTGGGCACCATGTCCGGCGGCGAGCGGCAGGCCCTCGTCATCGCCCGCGCCCTGCACTTCGGCGCCCGGGTGCTGATCCTCGACGAACCGACCTCGGCACTCGGCGTCCGCGAGGCCGAGACCGTCCTGCGGGCCGTCGAAACGGCACGGGACCGGGGCATCAGCGTCGTCCTGATCACCCACCAGGCACACCAAGCCCTGCGGGTCGGCGACCACTTCGCCGTCATCGCCCACGGCCGGCTCATCGCCTCGTTCGCGCGCGGCGAGAAGGAGGCCGCCGAGGTCATCGACCTGATGGCGGGCGGCGCGGCGATGAAGGAACTGGAGCGTGAGCAGGCATGA
- a CDS encoding serine hydrolase domain-containing protein, which yields MSTMHKAVATASGYTSPRFSGVHDAFESNLRNGDDIGASVAVYHRGELVVDLWGGARDTSGTPYPEDALHVGYSVTKGVMGLVLASLVDTGEVDLDAPVSAYWPEFGAAGKDGVVVRELASHRAGLPAFDEPVTKADLADWDGCVRRLARQEPAWYPGIRHGYHALTLGYLVGEVTRRASGKSVGALLRERFAQDGDLQAWIGLPTEHNDRVVRYQDASPTPGIGAFLASAANSPGTLTHATFNNPVVTADLFNDPAMWRPEIPAANGVFDARSLARLYSSLVDGPLRTISPTTVNRVRRQQAHGPDEILVDQPTRFGTVFALSSPRQPMLGHGSLGHDGLGGHLAFAHPESGITLAYLTNRAIPDPTPHTRLWRLLSAVAAAL from the coding sequence ATGAGCACGATGCACAAGGCGGTGGCGACGGCATCCGGCTACACGTCGCCCCGCTTCTCAGGCGTCCACGACGCCTTCGAGAGCAACCTCCGCAACGGCGACGACATCGGCGCCTCCGTCGCTGTCTACCACCGCGGCGAGCTGGTCGTGGACCTGTGGGGCGGCGCCCGGGACACCAGCGGGACGCCGTATCCCGAAGACGCCCTGCACGTGGGGTACTCCGTGACCAAGGGCGTCATGGGCCTGGTGCTCGCGAGCCTGGTCGATACGGGCGAGGTGGATCTCGACGCGCCGGTGTCGGCCTACTGGCCGGAGTTCGGCGCGGCCGGCAAGGACGGCGTCGTGGTCCGTGAACTGGCCTCGCACCGAGCCGGCTTGCCCGCTTTCGACGAGCCGGTGACCAAGGCCGACCTCGCCGACTGGGACGGGTGCGTGCGACGCCTGGCCCGACAGGAGCCGGCGTGGTACCCGGGCATCCGGCACGGCTACCACGCCCTGACCCTCGGCTACCTGGTGGGCGAGGTCACGCGGCGCGCGAGCGGCAAGAGCGTCGGCGCCCTGTTGCGCGAGCGCTTCGCCCAGGACGGAGACCTCCAGGCATGGATCGGCCTGCCCACCGAGCACAACGATCGCGTCGTCCGCTACCAGGACGCCTCTCCCACACCGGGAATCGGCGCTTTCCTGGCCTCGGCCGCCAACAGCCCGGGCACGCTCACCCACGCCACCTTCAACAACCCCGTCGTCACCGCAGATCTCTTCAACGATCCCGCGATGTGGCGGCCGGAGATCCCCGCCGCCAACGGCGTTTTCGACGCCAGGTCACTGGCCCGGCTCTACTCCAGCCTGGTCGACGGCCCCCTGCGCACCATCTCACCCACCACGGTCAACCGGGTCCGACGCCAGCAGGCCCACGGGCCCGACGAGATCCTGGTCGACCAGCCCACCCGCTTCGGCACTGTTTTCGCGCTGTCGTCCCCCCGCCAGCCCATGCTCGGCCACGGCTCACTCGGCCACGACGGCCTCGGCGGACATCTGGCCTTCGCCCACCCGGAATCCGGCATCACGCTCGCCTACCTCACCAACCGCGCCATCCCCGACCCCACTCCCCACACGCGACTGTGGCGCCTGCTCTCGGCGGTGGCTGCGGCGCTGTGA
- a CDS encoding MDR family MFS transporter, translating into MSDSTPAVEAEEHNSSGTPRHFGLIFAALMAAMLLGSLDQTIVSTALPTIVGELHGVNHMAWVTTAYILAATIAMPVYGRLGDLLGHKALFLGGIGVFLAGSVVAGAAQDMTVLIIGRAVQGLGGGGLMITSQAVIADLVPPRQRAKYMAPIGAVFGLSAVVGPLLGGWFTDGIGWRWCFWINLPVGALALAVGAYALRVPRRAVKVTFDYVGFALMAAAVTCTVLVTTWGGTQYAWSDPLIIGMAVGGLLTWVLFFLSQGRAAEPIIPLWLFRSRIFNIATLIGLLVVGIGMFAIIGYLPTYLQMVYGLSATESGLLLIPMVVGMMATSLPSGRLMSSTGRYKIFPIVGTVLVCVAALLMSTLDTETSLVLVCVYVFLLGAGIGATMQPLVLAVQNDFPASDVGTATSANNFFREIGSTLGTAAVGSVFAHRLADQLAERLPADAAGPVGDTHSLTPALVHSLPAKIQDAVILAYQHALTPVFRYLVPVFLLGLVLAFLLPEKKLADGNDDDPETTPAAQPGETGPDNAEVSAPTGQ; encoded by the coding sequence TTGAGCGACTCGACCCCGGCCGTGGAAGCGGAGGAACACAACTCCTCCGGCACGCCCAGACACTTCGGCCTCATATTCGCCGCCCTCATGGCCGCGATGCTGCTCGGGTCCCTGGACCAGACGATCGTCAGCACCGCGCTGCCGACCATCGTCGGCGAGCTGCACGGCGTGAACCACATGGCGTGGGTGACCACCGCGTACATCCTCGCCGCCACCATCGCCATGCCCGTCTACGGCCGGCTCGGCGACCTGCTCGGCCACAAGGCACTGTTCCTCGGCGGCATCGGTGTCTTCCTCGCCGGCTCCGTGGTCGCGGGCGCGGCGCAGGACATGACCGTGCTGATCATCGGCCGGGCAGTACAGGGTCTGGGCGGCGGTGGGCTGATGATCACCTCGCAGGCGGTCATCGCCGACCTGGTCCCGCCGCGGCAACGCGCGAAATACATGGCCCCGATCGGTGCCGTCTTCGGCCTCTCCGCCGTCGTCGGACCGCTGCTCGGAGGCTGGTTCACCGACGGCATCGGCTGGCGCTGGTGCTTCTGGATCAACCTGCCGGTCGGCGCCCTGGCCCTCGCCGTCGGCGCGTACGCCCTGCGCGTACCGCGCAGAGCCGTCAAGGTCACCTTCGACTACGTCGGCTTCGCCCTCATGGCGGCCGCGGTGACCTGCACGGTCCTGGTGACCACCTGGGGCGGCACGCAGTACGCCTGGTCCGACCCGCTGATCATCGGCATGGCCGTCGGCGGCCTGCTGACCTGGGTCCTGTTCTTCCTCTCCCAGGGCCGTGCCGCGGAGCCGATCATCCCGCTCTGGCTGTTCCGCAGCCGGATCTTCAACATAGCCACCCTGATCGGGCTCCTGGTCGTCGGCATCGGCATGTTCGCCATCATCGGCTATCTGCCCACGTACTTGCAGATGGTGTACGGCCTCAGCGCCACCGAGTCCGGGCTGCTGCTCATCCCCATGGTGGTCGGCATGATGGCCACCTCCCTGCCGTCCGGACGGCTGATGAGCAGCACCGGCCGCTACAAGATCTTCCCCATCGTCGGCACGGTCTTGGTGTGCGTCGCCGCGCTGCTGATGTCGACCCTGGACACCGAGACCTCGCTCGTCCTGGTTTGCGTGTACGTCTTCCTGCTGGGCGCCGGTATCGGCGCTACGATGCAGCCTCTGGTCCTGGCCGTGCAGAACGACTTCCCCGCCTCGGACGTCGGCACCGCGACCTCCGCCAACAACTTCTTCCGCGAGATCGGCTCCACCCTCGGCACCGCGGCCGTCGGCTCGGTGTTCGCCCACCGCCTCGCCGACCAGCTCGCCGAACGCCTCCCCGCCGACGCCGCCGGCCCGGTCGGCGACACCCACTCGCTCACCCCGGCCCTGGTCCACTCCCTCCCGGCCAAGATCCAGGACGCGGTGATCCTGGCCTACCAGCACGCCCTGACACCGGTCTTCCGCTACCTGGTCCCCGTGTTCCTCCTCGGCCTCGTGCTCGCCTTCCTCCTCCCGGAGAAGAAGCTCGCCGACGGCAACGACGACGACCCCGAGACGACGCCGGCCGCCCAGCCCGGTGAGACAGGGCCGGACAACGCGGAGGTATCGGCGCCGACAGGGCAGTGA
- a CDS encoding TetR family transcriptional regulator, whose translation MRSGTALDAETVLAATEDVLRRYGPEKATVLDVARALGVSHASVYRHFPSKAALREAVTRRWLSRAHGNLAAVAADTRFAAPERLRAWLTALFASKRAVTSEDPQLFATYRVLETEHSSAVADHIADLIEQLRVIIADGVSSGDFTSADPAATARTVFEATIGYHHPVHAAQWQAPGADAALEALCTLLLDGLRPR comes from the coding sequence ATGCGTTCGGGCACGGCGCTGGACGCCGAGACCGTCCTGGCCGCCACCGAGGACGTGCTGCGTCGCTACGGGCCGGAGAAGGCCACGGTGCTGGACGTGGCGCGAGCTCTGGGCGTCAGCCACGCCAGCGTCTACCGGCACTTCCCGTCCAAGGCGGCACTGCGCGAAGCCGTCACCCGGCGCTGGCTCAGCCGCGCGCACGGCAACCTCGCGGCGGTCGCGGCCGACACCCGTTTCGCAGCGCCCGAGCGGCTGCGCGCCTGGCTCACCGCGCTGTTCGCCTCCAAGCGGGCGGTGACGTCCGAGGACCCGCAGCTCTTCGCCACGTACCGGGTCCTGGAGACCGAGCACAGCAGCGCGGTCGCCGACCACATAGCCGACCTGATCGAGCAACTGCGCGTCATCATCGCCGACGGGGTCAGCAGCGGGGACTTCACCTCGGCCGACCCTGCCGCGACGGCGCGGACCGTCTTCGAAGCCACCATCGGCTACCACCACCCCGTCCACGCCGCCCAGTGGCAGGCCCCAGGGGCGGACGCCGCCTTGGAGGCCCTCTGCACCCTCCTCCTCGACGGACTGCGCCCACGCTGA
- a CDS encoding aldo/keto reductase has product METRQLGTGGPRVSAFGLGCMRMSNRTTAADEAESIATIRAALDAGVTLLDTGDFYGTGHNEELIRRALSAGGREKAVLSVKFGAMTDPGGHFGGMDGRPQAVKNYLAYSLRRLGTDHVDIYRPGRLDPTVPIEDTIGAIAEMVKAGHVRAIGLSEVGSETIRRAHAVHPIADLQVEYSLFSRGIEGGVLDTCRELGIAVTAYGVLSYGLLSGNWTRQAPSPTDLRALLPRFQDGNVESNLKLVQALHEIADARGATAAQLAIAWVLAQGRELGDIVAIVGSRTRQQLAEALPAAGLVLTEEELAAIEQAVPASSVAGDRGAQGTKDGER; this is encoded by the coding sequence ATGGAAACACGGCAGTTGGGGACCGGTGGTCCGCGTGTCTCGGCGTTCGGTCTGGGTTGTATGAGGATGTCGAACAGGACCACTGCGGCGGATGAGGCGGAGAGTATTGCGACCATCCGTGCCGCGCTCGACGCGGGAGTCACTCTGCTGGACACCGGCGACTTCTACGGAACGGGTCACAACGAGGAGTTGATCCGACGGGCGTTGTCCGCCGGGGGCCGCGAGAAGGCCGTTCTCAGCGTGAAGTTCGGCGCGATGACTGATCCTGGTGGGCACTTCGGCGGCATGGACGGGCGCCCGCAGGCCGTGAAGAACTATCTGGCCTACTCGCTGCGGCGCCTCGGCACCGACCACGTGGACATCTATCGGCCGGGCCGCCTCGATCCGACGGTGCCGATCGAGGACACGATCGGAGCCATCGCCGAGATGGTGAAGGCCGGTCACGTGCGCGCGATCGGACTGTCGGAGGTCGGTTCGGAGACCATCCGGCGGGCTCACGCGGTTCACCCGATCGCCGATCTGCAGGTCGAGTACTCGCTGTTCAGCCGCGGCATCGAGGGCGGTGTCCTGGACACCTGCCGGGAGCTGGGCATCGCCGTCACGGCCTACGGGGTGCTCTCCTACGGGCTGCTGAGCGGCAACTGGACGCGGCAGGCCCCCTCACCGACCGACCTTCGGGCGCTGCTGCCGCGCTTTCAGGACGGCAACGTGGAGAGCAACCTCAAGCTGGTCCAGGCACTGCACGAGATCGCCGATGCCCGCGGGGCCACGGCGGCGCAGTTGGCCATTGCCTGGGTGCTCGCCCAGGGCCGCGAGCTGGGTGACATCGTCGCCATCGTCGGGTCGCGCACGCGCCAGCAGTTGGCCGAGGCGCTGCCGGCGGCCGGGCTGGTCCTGACCGAGGAGGAGCTGGCAGCGATCGAGCAGGCGGTGCCGGCCTCCTCGGTCGCCGGGGACCGAGGAGCGCAGGGCACGAAGGACGGGGAGCGCTGA